In a single window of the Palaemon carinicauda isolate YSFRI2023 chromosome 10, ASM3689809v2, whole genome shotgun sequence genome:
- the LOC137648031 gene encoding uncharacterized protein: protein MYKNIDELNMIMAEMKQEQLAKTYRRRVTNDGKTKEQPRNNEVQILVKDSITLYKKKKTREIRDDKNNKLLENINKLRYGNEKKQSNTTINRISEIWNEEKESEYQDNSRREDYIIIVNECSIPEHVRENYDAVLNVEGVIKPTHALEINKARELRPIALTNVSHKLYMASIKDEIEGHLKDNNAIENSQARFTEGERIGDNIFILEYMVEETLKMIRRIGIELQQLYEEDSAQTVEKLLFCEENIKNKKSVLQQMWVKREKLVKIRNTKLKDTRGPMQRRSLDLNLNLGG from the exons ATGTACAAAAACATTGATGAGCTAAACatgataatggcagaaatgaaacaagagcaattggctaaaacatataggagaagagTAACAAATGatgggaagaccaaagaacaacctagg aataaCGAAGTACAAATATTGGTGAAAGATAGTAtaactttatataagaaaaagaagaccagggagataagagatgataaaaataataaactattggaaaatataaacaaattaagatATGGCAACGAAAAAAAGCAAAGCAATACAACTATAAATAGGATAtcagagatctggaatgaggagaaggagagtgaatacCAGGATAATTCAAGAAGAGAAGACTACATTATAATAGTCAACGAATGTAGTATACCTGAACACGTAAGGGAGAATTATGATGCTGTATTAAATGTTGAAGGAGTAATTAAACCCACGCATGCCCTCGAAATAaacaaag CAAGGGAATTGAGACCAATAGCACTCACAAATGTATCTCATAAATTATACATGGCTtctatcaaggatgaaatagaaggacatCTAAAAGATAACAATGCAATAGAGAATAGTCAAGCTAGATTTACAGAGGGAGAAAGGATTGGggataatatattcattttagagtacatggtcgaagaaacgctaaaaa TGATAAGAAGAATAGGAATAGAGCTCCAACAActatacgaagaagatagtgcacaaacagttgaaAAACTCCTTTTctgtgaagaaaatattaaaaataagaaaagtgtactgcaacaaatgtgggtgaaaagagaaaaactagtgaaaataaggaacacaaaactaaaagacacaagaGGCCCGATGCAAAGGCGAAGCCTCGACCTGAACCTGAATCTTGGTGGATAG